A genome region from Patescibacteria group bacterium includes the following:
- a CDS encoding C39 family peptidase, which produces MNKHLKVKSFQETLNAGMCGPASLKILFSYYGINKTEKELAKMIGWDKDLGVDDKGIKQVAETLGFKVKIKNNSSFGDIENWLNKGVPVIVDWFTRGRSDYPDSETADGHYSVVAGLDNKFIYLQDPEIGKIRKIKRYDFMRVWFDFKGDYIQKNKLIIRQLIVIYR; this is translated from the coding sequence ATGAACAAGCATTTAAAAGTTAAATCTTTCCAGGAAACTTTAAACGCTGGCATGTGCGGGCCGGCTAGTTTAAAGATATTATTTAGTTATTATGGGATAAATAAGACAGAAAAAGAATTAGCCAAGATGATTGGATGGGATAAAGATCTAGGGGTAGATGATAAAGGAATCAAACAGGTGGCAGAAACACTGGGTTTTAAGGTAAAAATAAAGAATAATAGCAGCTTCGGAGATATTGAGAACTGGCTAAATAAAGGCGTGCCAGTTATTGTGGACTGGTTCACGCGAGGCAGATCTGACTATCCTGATTCGGAAACAGCCGATGGACATTATTCGGTTGTAGCCGGTTTGGATAATAAATTTATTTATCTTCAGGATCCGGAGATTGGAAAAATAAGAAAAATAAAAAGGTATGATTTTATGAGAGTATGGTTTGATTTTAAAGGGGACTATATTCAGAAAAATAAATTGATAATTAGACAGTTAATAGTAATTTATCGCTAA
- a CDS encoding C39 family peptidase: MKKILITAGALIVVGISAFYFRSNIRDLILELEKRQLPTEVENVSTSPIAATSTKFAGINLAVPFSAQAPYKDWSLPYGEACEETSALLVDRFYKHEKLTPAIAKQEILKIVDWENKTFGYYEHTTAKETGQILKEYFGYKRVDVDYDISLEDIKTQIIAGRPVIVPLAGRMVNNPFYRQPGPIYHMIVVKGITKDGNFITNDVGTRRGYNYVYNANVLYNAVHDAPFGGGELNNLELEKDIPTGRKAIIVVYPN, encoded by the coding sequence ATGAAAAAAATATTAATAACCGCGGGGGCATTGATAGTTGTCGGGATTTCGGCTTTTTATTTTCGCAGCAATATTCGAGACCTTATTCTGGAATTGGAGAAACGCCAATTGCCAACAGAGGTTGAAAATGTTTCAACGTCGCCCATTGCCGCCACCTCCACTAAATTTGCCGGCATAAACTTAGCTGTGCCCTTTTCCGCCCAAGCGCCATATAAAGATTGGAGTTTGCCATATGGAGAAGCCTGCGAAGAAACCTCGGCTCTTTTAGTTGACCGCTTTTACAAACACGAAAAGCTTACTCCGGCAATTGCCAAACAAGAAATTCTTAAAATAGTAGATTGGGAAAATAAAACCTTTGGCTATTACGAACATACCACCGCCAAAGAAACCGGACAAATACTAAAAGAATATTTTGGTTATAAACGGGTAGATGTCGATTATGATATTTCTCTGGAAGATATTAAAACGCAAATAATTGCCGGCCGTCCAGTCATCGTGCCCTTAGCTGGCCGCATGGTCAACAATCCGTTTTATCGCCAACCCGGACCGATTTATCATATGATCGTGGTTAAAGGTATAACTAAAGATGGCAACTTTATTACCAATGATGTCGGCACAAGAAGAGGCTACAATTATGTTTACAACGCTAATGTTCTATATAACGCTGTTCACGACGCGCCTTTTGGCGGCGGCGAATTAAACAATTTAGAATTAGAGAAAGATATCCCCACTGGCCGCAAAGCCATTATAGTTGTTTACCCGAACTAA
- the murJ gene encoding murein biosynthesis integral membrane protein MurJ, whose product MKQQLAKLIPAGSVILGITTLISYLLGLVRDHYFAQIFGASRALDAYNAAFLIPDLLFNILVASGIAAAFIPIFTELLKLDAERALKYANSVITAAIGSMIIISVIIIIFAGPISALVVPGFNLTDRALVAKILRLLALSPIFFGVSNAIGAMLVTKRRFLFYGLSPVLYNLGIIGGTIFLAPHFGIMGVALGTVGGAFLHLAARFFDARRSGFVFSLKYSFGTAEFKQTLKLMLPKMLGHPMELITFWAFTAISSTLIPGSVAVMSFARNFESVPVSLIGITIATTTFPILAMTIADRSIERFRKILRNSFLLIFFTSIAAACATFWIKEPLVRIALGGGAFQASDIARTSATLGMFALAIPTEASIQLLARAFYATKNTIIPVALSIVGLIISVGGAYLLVPRYEILALPLGFFIGSAVELILLIFLILIRTRQLFSHIPKNEQPLLQ is encoded by the coding sequence ATGAAACAACAATTAGCAAAATTAATTCCGGCTGGCAGCGTAATTTTGGGAATTACTACTTTAATCTCGTATTTATTAGGATTGGTTCGCGATCACTATTTCGCTCAAATCTTTGGCGCTTCAAGGGCTCTTGACGCTTATAACGCCGCTTTTTTGATTCCTGATTTGTTATTTAATATTTTGGTGGCGAGCGGGATTGCCGCGGCTTTTATCCCGATTTTTACCGAGCTTTTGAAACTTGACGCGGAGCGGGCTTTAAAATACGCAAACTCAGTTATTACCGCCGCTATCGGATCAATGATCATTATTTCGGTAATTATTATTATTTTTGCCGGTCCGATTAGCGCGTTAGTGGTCCCGGGGTTTAATCTGACGGATCGCGCGCTGGTGGCTAAAATTCTTCGCCTCTTGGCTCTATCGCCCATATTTTTTGGAGTCTCAAACGCTATCGGCGCTATGTTAGTAACTAAACGGCGTTTTCTTTTTTATGGCTTGTCTCCGGTTTTATATAATTTAGGAATAATCGGCGGCACAATTTTTCTCGCGCCGCATTTCGGAATTATGGGCGTGGCATTAGGCACTGTCGGCGGCGCATTTTTACATCTCGCAGCCAGATTTTTTGACGCGCGGCGGTCAGGTTTTGTTTTTAGTTTAAAATATTCTTTTGGGACCGCGGAGTTTAAACAAACTCTCAAATTAATGTTGCCGAAAATGCTTGGCCATCCGATGGAGCTCATTACTTTTTGGGCGTTTACAGCTATTAGTTCTACTTTAATTCCCGGTTCGGTAGCGGTGATGAGTTTTGCCCGAAATTTTGAAAGTGTTCCAGTTAGTTTAATTGGTATTACTATTGCCACAACCACCTTCCCGATTTTAGCGATGACGATTGCCGACCGTTCGATTGAACGTTTCCGCAAAATTTTAAGAAATTCTTTTTTGTTAATATTTTTTACCAGTATCGCCGCCGCCTGCGCTACCTTTTGGATAAAAGAACCCTTGGTTCGGATTGCTTTGGGAGGGGGAGCGTTTCAGGCGAGTGATATTGCCAGAACCTCGGCGACTTTAGGGATGTTTGCTTTAGCCATACCGACCGAAGCCTCGATTCAGCTTTTGGCGCGCGCTTTTTACGCTACAAAAAACACGATCATTCCGGTCGCGTTAAGTATTGTCGGGCTTATTATTTCAGTTGGCGGCGCCTATTTATTGGTTCCGCGCTATGAGATTTTAGCTTTGCCTTTAGGATTTTTTATCGGCAGCGCGGTAGAATTAATTTTGTTGATCTTCTTAATTTTGATTAGGACTCGGCAATTATTCAGCCATATTCCCAAAAATGAACAACCGTTGTTGCAGTAA